A region from the Andrena cerasifolii isolate SP2316 chromosome 9, iyAndCera1_principal, whole genome shotgun sequence genome encodes:
- the LOC143373391 gene encoding post-GPI attachment to proteins factor 6 produces MSNIIVMLPICYFPMRYLMIFRFHGLLMLLLFPAKECTMPEASQEGLLHSFKSYSDIAMFHYTVPKEALRATWQFAAFMDGQNCPERKVHIYLQWGSYPVISVNNDTFPSNMYPKRNWTIVISTVTTFEPKTTAIVPVYGPESGDWFVGAYLSPWDEKVQQQGLGHKCHYSIGSVAIWTQTNSIENIPIGCLHTLRTKETTSYYKMYIPSGTWNFRVHIWGCNFTVYTSRRIHEPCIKSIALQGRSLPVFNHSEPSEIGNLTMLDSYTFTESSPYEDSYYYLMIISDSIIEVNAKVVTSECPIRMTEKSFVKQYMDAPSFSKALAQLHMKDLTKHRSHNDENRSTGSSYNGIDLRNQFHSSDEDFDDPCVPRYQLARIKHSQTFSGVYLLQGREWLTSWIMLTDAHPVVTQFNILPLVDIGGTLDISAHLEMDKVTTTQLVKVILCIRRGRVPSRAKSTIVCEDSRMSMKLSSFDRRNASLLIPYPQPDTWYVALHATCHFNGHPANCEMEEIIVSLDIRTRQCVLPGNYPCGHHGICQEIHRDILYYTSCKCFEGYKGWGCIDATNASPESSLLFTTMMLTLSNGFFIPAIYLAVKRGLYTEGLVYLATMLFSSLYHACDQHVMTYCVAKYEVLQYSDFFSSILAFWVTLVAMAEIPTRFVSLCHMFGVLIIAFGVESNKTGLTSILVPLGMGVMIPMGAYAYRCFQLKKWKRPDRISQLLAGLLLATVGLLLFSLVETEANYRYVHSAWHMIIAISLIFLLPLSRPQQIGSSGTSSFSDDSELLDYKDPPGSPIFTVTTGQENLVTGSN; encoded by the exons ATGTCGAATATTATTGTCATGCTTCCAATATGTTACTTCCCAATGCGATACCTCATGATCTTCCGGTTTCATGGTCTTCTCATGTTATTACTTTTCCCAG CGAAGGAATGCACCATGCCGGAAGCAAGTCAAGAAGGATTATTAcattcgttcaaaagttacTCAGATATAGCCATGTTTCATTATACAGTTCCGAAGGAGGCACTCAGAGCTACTTGGCAGTTTGCGGCATTTATGGATGGGCAGAATTGCCCGGAAAGAAAAGTGCATAT ATATCTGCAATGGGGCAGTTATCCTGTGATATCCGTGAATAATGATACATTTCCCAGCAATATGTATCCCAAACGTAATTGGACTATTGTGATTTCCACCGTCACGACATTTGAACCAAAGACTACAGCGATAGTACCGGTTTATGGTCCAGAATCGGGAGATTGGTTTGTAGGAGCATATTTGTCCCCCTGGGATGAAAAGGTCCAACAGCAG GGGCTCGGTCACAAATGCCATTATAGTATAGGTTCAGTAGCAATATGGACACAGACTAATAGTATTGAAAATATACCTATTGGTTGCTTGCATACATTGCGAACGAAAGAAACTACTTCCTATTACAA AATGTACATACCATCAGGAACATGGAATTTTCGTGTACATATTTGGGGCTGTAATTTTACTGTCTATACATCTCGTAGGATACACGAACCTTGCATTAAAAGCATAGCCTTACAAGGACGTTCTCTGCCCGTTTTCAATCACTCTGAGCCAAGCGAAATCGGAAATCTTACCATGTTGGATTCGTATACCTTCACAGAATCTTCTCCTTACGAGGATAGCTATTATTATTTGATGATTATTTCAGATAGCATTATCGAAGTGAATGCGAAAGTAGTTACTTCAG AATGTCCAATCAGAATGACAGAAAAGTCTTTTGTAAAACAGTACATGGATGCACCCTCGTTTTCTAAAGCGCTAGCGCAATTACATATGAAAGATTTAACTAAACATCGTTCTCATAACGACGAGAACAGGAGTACTGGATCGTCTTACAATGGGATTGACTTAAGAAATCAATTCCATTCGTCGGACGAAGATTTTGACGATCCATGCGTTCCAAGGTATCAACTTGCTAGGATTAAGCACTCGCAAACATTTTCGGGAGTTTACTTATTACAG GGTAGAGAATGGCTAACTTCTTGGATAATGTTAACCGATGCACACCCAGTGGTAACTCAATTTAATATTCTGCCATTGGTAGACATTGGCGGAACACTTGATATTAGTGCACACTTGGAGATGGACAAA GTAACGACGACACAGTTAGTTAAAGTTATACTTTGCATTCGACGTGGTCGGGTTCCCAGTAGAGCTAAGAGTACCATTGTATGCGAGGATTCGAGAATGTCAATGAAGTTATCTTCGTTCGATAGACGCAATGCAAGTTTGTTAATACCATATCCGCAGCCCGATACTTGGTATGTTGCTCTCCATGCAACATGTCATTTTAATGG ACATCCTGCAAATTGTGAAATGGAAGAGATCATAGTGTCATTGGATATAAGAACTAGACAATGCGTGTTGCCTGGAAATTATCCATGTGGCCATCACGGAATTTGCCAGGAAATTCATCGAGATATTTTGTATTACACATCGTGCAAATGCTTTGAAG GATACAAAGGATGGGGCTGTATTGACGCTACCAATGCCAGCCCAGAGTCTTCTCTCCTTTTCACAACGATGATGCTCACTTTAAGTAATGGTTTTTTCATACCTGCTATATATTTAGCTGTTAAGCGCGGATTATATACTGAGGGATTAGTCTATTTGGCAACTATGCTTTTTTCGTCTCTGTATCATGCTTGTGACCAACACGTTATGACCTATTGTGTTGCTAAATATGAA GTTTTGCAATACAGCGACTTCTTTTCGAGCATACTAGCGTTTTGGGTGACGCTCGTTGCAATGGCTGAAATACCCACCCGTTTTGTGTCGCTGTGCCATATGTTCGGCGTTCTTATAATAGCTTTCGGAGTGGAATCCAATAAAACGGGTCTAACTAGTATATTAGTGCCCTTAGGGATGGGCGTTATGATTCCA ATGGGAGCGTATGCCTACCGttgttttcaattgaaaaagtggaaaagacCTGATAGGATCTCGCAGTTACTAGCGGGATTGCTATTGGCAACAGTAGGTCTGTTGCTCTTTTCGTTAGTTGAAACGGAAGCTAATTATCGA TATGTCCATAGCGCCTGGCATATGATAATCGCTATTTCATTGATATTTCTGTTACCATTATCCCGACCACAACAAATTGGTTCTTCGGGCACCAGTTCCTTCAGCGACGATAGCGAATTACTTGATTACAAGGACCCACCGGGTAGTCCGATTTTTACAGTGACTACTGGCCAGGAAAATTTGGTGACTGGGTCGAATTGA
- the LOC143373392 gene encoding uncharacterized protein LOC143373392 isoform X1, translating into MSGKKEHRVEGTKRSDKMIDPHREFLDMDTDEEDFGRQESPEIEEELPPEPEKPVFSDAELTTLVKYVKDLTIFPSCGNKHWNENCSGIIREYFENPSHEVLSIFHKENKLTATLNVPDCAPKGFVYFLRSPWQIYTKENFFSTVLFGSITDSVPRSVLKFMENIYAPSVLRSDGYTSFIKNQVFSNLHEFIIHLSEEVYKPINLTTLYVPKESQLDTFLEPPNRIDCYLLGENPKTFVSEETEEKRNLIGRLDKVAWSWIRQMDEATRVPTAGKRIQNIQGEVDYWNAKHSNLNYLRAQLLNPEVRLVIDILRSLRSSSVDKFEVLTQRIATRLKESSSNLTHLYILFDCFKSLNVPEDTENSVTEALLLILFIWTESPFYNDTNSIGVLCQALSLQIISQCNEYIQLDVALGSNPEEGMKMLKKCILCCDIYKVIYNNVIRNVIPRVSPDKKWNLSEEDVFNTIDTFKQRCYDVIEICAALVIFGRHNKIGLLGSPKGIKYQAYWRKIENRFYESLDEIIAARDIVFDITRTSWVKKIKRFRYTVLQLDTMTLNLINDIFKYSKNVEECVEAIYALQKFKEKESLREILQNKWIQVWEIFNDEIEYCYANAMNMSKKCDRSVENDNVNISMLCISQYLKTQHDIMMNASDWIGDCATKKCILQKYKHVLDVIDERRKMFNTCSTYGI; encoded by the exons ATGAGTGGCAAGAAAGAACACAGAGTAGAAGGCACGAAAAGGTCAGATAAAATGATAGATCCTCATCGGGAATTTTTAGATATGGATACCGACGAGGAAGATTTTGGGCGGCAAG AGTCGCCCGAAATTGAAGAAGAACTTCCACCAGAACCCGAGAAACCAGTATTCAGTGACGCAGAGCTGACTACGTTA GTAAAATATGTGAAAGATTTAACGATATTTCCGTCCTGCGGTAATAAACATTGGAATGAAAACTGTAGCGGAATAATacgagaatattttgaaaatccgtCCCACGAAGTGCTGAGCATATTTCACAAGGAAAATAAATTGACCGCCACTTTGAACGTCCCGGATTGTGCGCCTAAGGGGTTCGTGTACTTTTTACGATCCCCGTGGCAAATTTACACCAAGGAGAATTTTTTCAGCACAGTTTTATTCGGAAGTATTACTGACAGTGTTCCGAGATCTGTCTTAAAATTTATGGAGAATATATATGCACCGAGCGTGCTCCGTTCCGACGGCTACACGTCAT TTATAAaaaaccaagtattttcaaatCTACACGAATTTATAATACACTTATCCGAGGAGGTGTACAAACCGATAAATTTAACTACGCTATACGTGCCGAAAGAAAGTCAACTTGATACATTCCTAGAGCCGCCGAATAGAATCGACTGTTACTTGCTGGGAGAAAATCCAAAGACGTTCGTCTCCGAAGAGACCGAGGAAAAGCGGAATTTAATCGGTAGATTGGATAAAGTAGCTTGGTCGTGGATCAGGCAAATGGATGAAGCAACGAGAGTTCCGACGGCTGGCAAGAGAATTCAGAACATACAGGGCGAAGTAGATTATTGGAATGCGAAAC ATTCGAATTTGAATTATTTGCGTGCTCAGCTTCTCAATCCGGAAGTCCGATTGGTCATCGACATACTCAGAAGCTTGCGTTCTTCCAGCGTAGACAAATTCGAAGTATTGACCCAGCGAATTGCCACGAGATTGAAAGAGTCGTCGTCGAATTTGACGCACCTGTATATTTTATTCGATTGCTTTAAAAGCCTAAATGTCCCGGAAGACACTGAGAATTCGGTAACAGAGGCGTTGcttctgatattatttatttggacGGAATCCCCATTTTATAACGATAC GAATAGCATAGGGGTACTTTGTCAGGCGCTAAGCTTGCAGATAATAAGTCAATGCAATGAGTATATTCAGTTGGACGTTGCACTCGGAAGTAATCCGGAGGAGGGAATGAAAATGCTGAAGAAGTGTATACTCTGCTGCGACATTTATAAAGTGATTTATAATAAT GTAATAAGGAACGTTATTCCACGTGTTAGTCCTGATAAAAAATGGAACTTAAGCGAAGAGGACGTTTTCAATAcaattgatacttttaaacaacGATGCTACGACGTTATTGAAATCTGCGCGGCGCTCGTCATATTCGGAAG gCATAACAAGATAGGGCTACTGGGAAGCCCCAAAGGAATCAAGTACCAAGCGTACTGGCGCAAAATTGAGAATCGGTTTTATGAGAGTTTGGACGAAATTATAGCCGCCCGTGACATTGTATTCGATATTACGCGAACCAGTTGGGTGAAGAAGATCAAACGATTTAGGTACACGGTTCTGCAATTAGATACCATGACACTGAATTTAATCaacgatatatttaaatatagtaAAAACGTAGAGGAATGTGTCGAGGCGATTTATGCTCTACAGAAGTTTAAGGAGAAGGAAAGTTTGAGGGAAATATTGCAGAATAAATGGATACAG GTATGGGAAATTTTTAATGATGAAATTGAATATTGTTACGCCAACGCGATGAATATGTCAAAAAAGTGTGACCGATCGGTAGAGAATGATAATGTCAATATAAGTATGCTATGCATTtcgcaatatttaaaaactcaacACGATATAATGATGAACGCGTCGGATTGGATAGGAGATTGCGCTACTAAGAA ATGTATCTTGCAGAAATACAAACATGTATTAGATGTAATTGACGAGAGAAGAAAGATGTTTAACACTTGCAGTACATACGGAATATGA
- the LOC143373392 gene encoding uncharacterized protein LOC143373392 isoform X2, with product MSGKKEHRVEGTKRSDKMIDPHREFLDMDTDEEDFGRQESPEIEEELPPEPEKPVFSDAELTTLVKYVKDLTIFPSCGNKHWNENCSGIIREYFENPSHEVLSIFHKENKLTATLNVPDCAPKGFVYFLRSPWQIYTKENFFSTVLFGSITDSVPRSVLKFMENIYAPSVLRSDGYTSFIKNQVFSNLHEFIIHLSEEVYKPINLTTLYVPKESQLDTFLEPPNRIDCYLLGENPKTFVSEETEEKRNLIGRLDKVAWSWIRQMDEATRVPTAGKRIQNIQGEVDYWNAKHSNLNYLRAQLLNPEVRLVIDILRSLRSSSVDKFEVLTQRIATRLKESSSNLTHLYILFDCFKSLNVPEDTENSVTEALLLILFIWTESPFYNDTNSIGVLCQALSLQIISQCNEYIQLDVALGSNPEEGMKMLKKCILCCDIYKVIYNNVIRNVIPRVSPDKKWNLSEEDVFNTIDTFKQRCYDVIEICAALVIFGRHNKIGLLGSPKGIKYQAYWRKIENRFYESLDEIIAARDIVFDITRTSWVKKIKRFRGMCRGDLCSTEV from the exons ATGAGTGGCAAGAAAGAACACAGAGTAGAAGGCACGAAAAGGTCAGATAAAATGATAGATCCTCATCGGGAATTTTTAGATATGGATACCGACGAGGAAGATTTTGGGCGGCAAG AGTCGCCCGAAATTGAAGAAGAACTTCCACCAGAACCCGAGAAACCAGTATTCAGTGACGCAGAGCTGACTACGTTA GTAAAATATGTGAAAGATTTAACGATATTTCCGTCCTGCGGTAATAAACATTGGAATGAAAACTGTAGCGGAATAATacgagaatattttgaaaatccgtCCCACGAAGTGCTGAGCATATTTCACAAGGAAAATAAATTGACCGCCACTTTGAACGTCCCGGATTGTGCGCCTAAGGGGTTCGTGTACTTTTTACGATCCCCGTGGCAAATTTACACCAAGGAGAATTTTTTCAGCACAGTTTTATTCGGAAGTATTACTGACAGTGTTCCGAGATCTGTCTTAAAATTTATGGAGAATATATATGCACCGAGCGTGCTCCGTTCCGACGGCTACACGTCAT TTATAAaaaaccaagtattttcaaatCTACACGAATTTATAATACACTTATCCGAGGAGGTGTACAAACCGATAAATTTAACTACGCTATACGTGCCGAAAGAAAGTCAACTTGATACATTCCTAGAGCCGCCGAATAGAATCGACTGTTACTTGCTGGGAGAAAATCCAAAGACGTTCGTCTCCGAAGAGACCGAGGAAAAGCGGAATTTAATCGGTAGATTGGATAAAGTAGCTTGGTCGTGGATCAGGCAAATGGATGAAGCAACGAGAGTTCCGACGGCTGGCAAGAGAATTCAGAACATACAGGGCGAAGTAGATTATTGGAATGCGAAAC ATTCGAATTTGAATTATTTGCGTGCTCAGCTTCTCAATCCGGAAGTCCGATTGGTCATCGACATACTCAGAAGCTTGCGTTCTTCCAGCGTAGACAAATTCGAAGTATTGACCCAGCGAATTGCCACGAGATTGAAAGAGTCGTCGTCGAATTTGACGCACCTGTATATTTTATTCGATTGCTTTAAAAGCCTAAATGTCCCGGAAGACACTGAGAATTCGGTAACAGAGGCGTTGcttctgatattatttatttggacGGAATCCCCATTTTATAACGATAC GAATAGCATAGGGGTACTTTGTCAGGCGCTAAGCTTGCAGATAATAAGTCAATGCAATGAGTATATTCAGTTGGACGTTGCACTCGGAAGTAATCCGGAGGAGGGAATGAAAATGCTGAAGAAGTGTATACTCTGCTGCGACATTTATAAAGTGATTTATAATAAT GTAATAAGGAACGTTATTCCACGTGTTAGTCCTGATAAAAAATGGAACTTAAGCGAAGAGGACGTTTTCAATAcaattgatacttttaaacaacGATGCTACGACGTTATTGAAATCTGCGCGGCGCTCGTCATATTCGGAAG gCATAACAAGATAGGGCTACTGGGAAGCCCCAAAGGAATCAAGTACCAAGCGTACTGGCGCAAAATTGAGAATCGGTTTTATGAGAGTTTGGACGAAATTATAGCCGCCCGTGACATTGTATTCGATATTACGCGAACCAGTTGGGTGAAGAAGATCAAACGATTTAG AGGAATGTGTCGAGGCGATTTATGCTCTACAGAAGTTTAA
- the Dhpd gene encoding guanine deaminase — MHSSKESRMSPMPKNRIFVGPFLHSTESGELVTENHAAIYVKDEKIDAIVTDQSPIVSDDTEVIRLSDGQFLVPGFIDCHIHAVQFPNMGIGYDKKLLEWLETYTFPLEKQFETQSVARHVFDTTVRQTLTHGTTTACYFASLYAEASAILGETAANIGQRALVGKITMNAKRSDEYYESTEESIENMNKFIARIESINSPLIKPVITPRFALSCDMRVMKELGKLAQQKNLHIQSHICENVEEIEAVKDKFPECSSYAAVYDAAGLLTNKTVMAHGVHLTDDEITLLKDRGTAVIHCPSSNTCLKSGLCDVQRLKAKGVKIGLGTDVAGGQSSSILDAMRSALQVSSHLSMLKDDYEALNYKDVFHMATLGGAKALAMDDKIGTFKCGKEFDALVVDMNANFPKNLGHNSLEEKLQKFIYSGDDRNIIAVYVSGRKVK; from the exons ATGCA TTCCAGTAAAGAGTCTAGGATGTCTCCGATGCCGAAAAACAGGATATTTGTCGGCCCGTTTCTTCATTCTACCGAAAGTGGAGAATTGGTCACCGAAAATCATGCTGCAATTTACGTGAAGGACGAAAAA ATCGACGCGATTGTAACAGATCAAAGTCCGATTGTCTCGGATGATACAGAAGTCATACGACTCAGTGATGGTCAATTTTTAGTACCAGGGTTTATTGACTGTCATATTCATGCTGTTCAATTTCCTAATATGGGGATCGGGTATGATAAGAAGCTCTTAGAGTGGCTAGAAACCTACACCTTTCCTTTAGAAAAACAATTTGAAACTCAAAGTGTTGCTAGACATGTATTTGATACAACTGTG AGGCAGACTCTTACGCATGGTACAACAACAGCATGTTACTTTGCGTCACTTTACGCAGAAGCATCTGCAATACTCGGAGAAACAGCTGCAAACATAGGTCAGCGTGCTCTTGTTGGAAAAATAACTATGAATGCTAAACGGAGTGACGAATATTATGAAAGTACCGAAGAATCCATAGAAAATATGAATAAGTTCATAGCAAGAATCGAGAGCATAAAT AGTCCTCTTATAAAACCAGTAATAACTCCAAGATTTGCTCTAAGTTGCGATATGAGAGTGATGAAAGAATTAGGAAAATTGGCACAACAAAAAAATCTTCACATTCAg AGCCACATATGTGAAAATGTAGAGGAAATAGAGGCTGTAAAAGATAAATTTCCCGAATGCTCTTCGTATGCAGCTGTATATGATGCAGCTGGACTTCTTACGAATAAG ACAGTTATGGCTCATGGAGTACATCTAACAGACGACGAAATTACATTATTGAAAGACCGTGGTACAGCAGTCATTCATTGTCCTTCGTCAAATACTTGTTTAAAGAGCGGTCTCTGTGATGTTCAAAGATTGAAAGCAAAAGGAGTAAAAATTGGTCTTGGTACCG ACGTTGCGGGAGGGCAAAGCTCTAGTATTTTAGACGCAATGAGATCAGCTTTACAAGTCTCGAGTCATTTGTCCATGCTTAAAGATGATTATGAAGCACTTAATTATAAAGACGTATTTCACATGGCAACTTTGGGGGGTGCAAAAG CTCTTGCAATGGATGATAAGATAGGAACTTTCAAATGTGGGAAAGAATTTGATGCCCTTGTTGTAGATATGAATGCGAATTTCCCGAAAAATTTAGGACACAATAGTTTAGAAGAAAAACTTCAAAAATTCATATATTCTGGAGACGATCGTAATATAATTGCAGTATATGTGAGTGGGcgtaaagttaaataa
- the LOC143373396 gene encoding low molecular weight phosphotyrosine protein phosphatase isoform X2 gives MSVDTNMSQKKKVLMVCLGNSCRSPIAEAVFLDRIKAMGLSDCWEADSAALLKYHVGKSPEPRAVSTLKERGITQYAHTAREITKEDFYKFDWIFGMSSDIVYDLYQMQPPDSHAKIELLGKYDPDGTPNIRDPLFDNHSAGFEKAFDQAARSIKVFLELHAAAATEQRN, from the exons atgtcggtagATACTAACATGTCCCAAAAGAAAAAAGTGTTAATGGTATGTTTAG gaAACAGCTGCCGTTCCCCAATAGCAGAGGCAGTATTTCTCGATCGAATAAAAGCAATGGGCCTTTCTGACTGTTGGGAAGCAGATAGCGCTGCCCTTTTAAAATATCACGTGGGTAAAAGTCCAGAACCCAGAGCTGTATCCACGCTTAAAGAAAGAGGCATTACACAATACGCTCACACAGCAAGGGAA ATAACAAAAGAAGATTTCTACAAGTTTGATTGGATATTTGGAATGAGCAGTGATATAGTTTACGATCTATATCAGATGCAACCACCAGATAGCCATGCGAAAATTGAACTCCTTGGAAAGTATGATCCAGATGGGACACCAAATATACGGGATCCtctattt GACAATCATAGTGCTGGTTTTGAAAAGGCTTTTGACCAAGCAGCGAGAAGTATAAAAGTATTTCTAGAATTACATGCAG CCGCGGCAACTGAACAACGAAATTAA
- the LOC143373396 gene encoding low molecular weight phosphotyrosine protein phosphatase isoform X1, with product MSVDTNMSQKKKVLMVCLGNSCRSPIAEAVFLDRIKAMGLSDCWEADSAALLKYHVGKSPEPRAVSTLKERGITQYAHTAREITKEDFYKFDWIFGMSSDIVYDLYQMQPPDSHAKIELLGKYDPDGTPNIRDPLFDNHSAGFEKAFDQAARSIKVFLELHAGNFYVLQLLVYIYLRILR from the exons atgtcggtagATACTAACATGTCCCAAAAGAAAAAAGTGTTAATGGTATGTTTAG gaAACAGCTGCCGTTCCCCAATAGCAGAGGCAGTATTTCTCGATCGAATAAAAGCAATGGGCCTTTCTGACTGTTGGGAAGCAGATAGCGCTGCCCTTTTAAAATATCACGTGGGTAAAAGTCCAGAACCCAGAGCTGTATCCACGCTTAAAGAAAGAGGCATTACACAATACGCTCACACAGCAAGGGAA ATAACAAAAGAAGATTTCTACAAGTTTGATTGGATATTTGGAATGAGCAGTGATATAGTTTACGATCTATATCAGATGCAACCACCAGATAGCCATGCGAAAATTGAACTCCTTGGAAAGTATGATCCAGATGGGACACCAAATATACGGGATCCtctattt GACAATCATAGTGCTGGTTTTGAAAAGGCTTTTGACCAAGCAGCGAGAAGTATAAAAGTATTTCTAGAATTACATGCAGGTAATTTTTATGTACTGCAACTTTTAGTGTAcatatatttaagaattttgcgATAA
- the LOC143373397 gene encoding low molecular weight phosphotyrosine protein phosphatase, with the protein MAQKKKVLMICLGNICRSPIAEAVFEDQINKLGIGHLWEVDSAALIGYHTGKNPDRRAMSTLREKGITNYTHKARPVNEDDFTTFDWIFGMDTSNIQELNRMKPNNCTAKIELLGRYDPEEEVTIRDPYYDSDSAGFHKAYEQCVRSTKAFLEKHKDKL; encoded by the exons ATGGCACAAAAGAAGAAAGTACTGATGATCTGTCTGG gaaATATATGTCGCTCACCTATAGCAGAAGCTGTGTTCGAGGatcagataaataaattaggcaTAGGCCATTTATGGGAAGTAGATAGCGCAGCTCTTATAGGATATCATACAGGTAAAAATCCAGATCGTAGAGCTATGTCTACTCTAAGGGAAAAGGGTATTACAAATTATACTCATAAAGCAAGGCCA gtTAACGAAGATGACTTTACTACCTTCGATTGGATATTCGGAATGGATACTAGTAACATTCAGGAGTTAAATAGGATGAAACCTAATAATTGCACTGCCAAAATTGAGCTTCTTGGAAGATACGATCCAGAAGAAGAAGTCACGATAAGGGATCCTTACTAT GATAGCGATAGTGCTGGGTTTCATAAAGCGTACGAGCAATGCGTAAGAAGTACAAAAGCTTTCTTGGAAAAGCATAAAG ACAAGCTGTGA